In Clostridium sp., one DNA window encodes the following:
- the rpsG gene encoding 30S ribosomal protein S7, producing the protein MARKGHIGKRDVLPDPVYNSKVVTKLINNIMEDGKKGVAQKICYSAFDIIQGKTNKEPIEVFEEAMNNIMPLLEVKARRIGGATYQVPIEVRPERRQTLGIRWLLIASRKRNEKYMRERLASEIIDASNNTGAAVKKREETHKMAEANKAFAHYRY; encoded by the coding sequence GTGGCAAGAAAAGGACATATAGGAAAAAGAGATGTATTGCCTGATCCAGTATATAATAGTAAGGTTGTTACTAAACTGATTAACAATATAATGGAAGATGGTAAGAAAGGTGTGGCTCAAAAAATATGCTACAGTGCTTTTGACATAATTCAAGGAAAAACTAATAAAGAGCCAATTGAAGTATTTGAAGAGGCTATGAACAACATAATGCCTTTACTCGAAGTAAAAGCTAGAAGAATTGGTGGTGCAACCTATCAGGTACCAATAGAAGTTAGACCAGAAAGAAGACAGACATTAGGTATCAGATGGCTTCTTATTGCATCAAGAAAAAGAAATGAAAAGTATATGAGGGAAAGGCTGGCTTCAGAAATCATAGATGCATCTAATAATACAGGAGCTGCTGTTAAAAAGAGGGAAGAAACTCATAAAATGGCTGAAGCAAATAAAGCTTTTGCACATTATAGATATTAA
- the rpsQ gene encoding 30S ribosomal protein S17 has product MERNYRKTKIGRVVSDKMDKTVVVAVETKVRHPLYGKIMNRTTRFKAHDENNEAKTNDRVLIMETRPLSKDKRWRLVEIVEKAK; this is encoded by the coding sequence ATGGAAAGAAATTATAGAAAAACCAAAATCGGAAGAGTTGTTTCTGATAAAATGGATAAGACAGTAGTTGTGGCTGTAGAAACGAAAGTACGTCATCCGTTATATGGTAAAATAATGAATAGAACCACTAGATTTAAAGCTCATGATGAAAATAATGAAGCTAAAACTAATGATAGAGTATTAATAATGGAAACCAGACCTCTATCTAAAGACAAAAGATGGAGACTTGTTGAAATAGTAGAAAAAGCTAAATAG
- the rplC gene encoding 50S ribosomal protein L3, which translates to MKKAIMGKKLGMTQIFDENRKVVPVTVIEAGPCVVLQKKTSEKDGYEAIQVAFDDMREKLAGKPMKGHFKKAGVALKKFIREFRIDDITSYEVGQEIKADVFESGERVDISGVSKGKGFQGTIKKWNAQRGPMSHGSKFHRAVGSMGAASDPSRTFKNMKMPGHMGNVNSTVLNLQVAKIIPEKNLILIKGGVPGPNKGLVIIRNTIKA; encoded by the coding sequence ATGAAAAAGGCAATAATGGGTAAAAAACTTGGCATGACCCAGATATTTGATGAAAACAGAAAGGTAGTACCGGTTACAGTTATTGAAGCAGGTCCTTGTGTGGTTTTACAGAAGAAAACTTCAGAAAAAGATGGTTATGAGGCTATTCAGGTAGCTTTTGATGATATGAGGGAAAAACTTGCAGGAAAACCTATGAAGGGACACTTTAAAAAGGCAGGAGTAGCACTGAAAAAATTTATAAGGGAATTTAGAATTGACGATATAACTTCTTATGAAGTCGGTCAGGAAATAAAGGCTGATGTTTTTGAGTCAGGTGAAAGAGTTGATATTTCAGGAGTTTCAAAAGGTAAGGGATTTCAGGGAACTATAAAAAAATGGAATGCACAGAGAGGTCCTATGTCCCATGGTTCAAAATTTCATAGAGCAGTTGGTTCAATGGGTGCAGCATCAGATCCATCGAGAACATTCAAAAACATGAAGATGCCTGGACATATGGGTAATGTAAATTCAACAGTACTAAATTTACAAGTTGCAAAAATTATTCCTGAGAAAAATCTTATATTGATAAAAGGTGGAGTACCAGGTCCTAATAAAGGATTAGTAATAATAAGAAATACTATAAAAGCGTAA
- the rpsS gene encoding 30S ribosomal protein S19, giving the protein MSRSVKKGPYVQEALLKRINEMNKKGEKKVIKTWSRSSTIFPQMIGHTIAVHDGRKHVPVYISEDMVGHKLGEFSLTRTYRGHVQKSEKTTSVANNVAKPAAK; this is encoded by the coding sequence TTGAGTAGATCGGTTAAAAAAGGACCTTATGTTCAAGAAGCTCTTTTAAAGAGAATAAATGAAATGAATAAAAAGGGTGAAAAGAAAGTAATAAAGACTTGGTCAAGGAGTTCAACTATATTCCCACAGATGATAGGTCATACCATTGCAGTACATGATGGAAGAAAGCATGTACCTGTATATATATCTGAAGATATGGTAGGACATAAATTAGGAGAATTTTCATTGACTAGGACATATAGAGGACACGTTCAGAAATCAGAAAAAACAACTAGTGTTGCTAATAATGTTGCTAAGCCAGCTGCTAAATAG
- the rplP gene encoding 50S ribosomal protein L16 gives MLMPKRVKHRKVQRGRMKGRATRGNFISYGDYAIQATECGWITSNQIEAARIAINRYIKRGGKLWIKIFPDKPVTEKPAETRMGSGKGTPEYWVAVVKPDRVLFELSGVGEDVAREAMRLAAYKLPIKTKFVTRKDFEKMGGESNEG, from the coding sequence ATGTTAATGCCTAAAAGAGTTAAACATCGTAAGGTACAGCGTGGTAGAATGAAAGGTAGAGCTACAAGAGGTAATTTTATATCATATGGAGATTATGCTATACAGGCTACTGAATGCGGATGGATTACAAGCAATCAAATAGAGGCTGCCAGAATAGCTATAAATAGATATATTAAAAGAGGAGGAAAACTTTGGATAAAGATTTTCCCGGATAAACCAGTTACTGAAAAACCAGCGGAAACTCGTATGGGTTCCGGTAAAGGAACACCAGAATACTGGGTAGCAGTTGTAAAACCTGACAGAGTATTATTTGAATTATCGGGTGTTGGTGAGGATGTAGCTAGAGAAGCTATGAGACTTGCTGCATATAAGTTGCCTATAAAGACTAAGTTTGTAACAAGAAAAGATTTTGAAAAAATGGGTGGTGAAAGCAATGAAGGCTAA
- the rplX gene encoding 50S ribosomal protein L24, giving the protein MAKVHVRKKDTVMVISGKDKGKIGEVLSVNPKSSKVIVKDVNIITKHQKPNRENMEGGIIHKEAPIYSSKVMLYCNKCKGVTRISHKILDDGTKVRVCKKCGETF; this is encoded by the coding sequence ATGGCAAAAGTGCATGTAAGAAAGAAAGATACTGTTATGGTTATATCAGGAAAAGATAAGGGAAAAATCGGAGAAGTATTATCAGTAAATCCCAAATCAAGCAAAGTTATTGTTAAAGATGTAAATATTATTACAAAACATCAAAAACCTAACAGAGAAAACATGGAAGGCGGAATAATTCATAAAGAAGCGCCTATATATAGTTCTAAAGTAATGTTATATTGCAATAAATGTAAAGGTGTTACAAGAATAAGCCATAAAATATTAGATGATGGAACAAAGGTAAGAGTATGTAAAAAGTGCGGAGAGACATTTTAA
- the rplV gene encoding 50S ribosomal protein L22, with protein sequence MEAKAIVKYVRMSSSKVEIVLDLIRGKNVNEAFAILKYTPKDAAVVVNKLLKSAVANAENNLDLDANDLYVSEAYSCQGPTLKRFQPHAQGRAFGIKKRSSHITLVVKEREN encoded by the coding sequence ATGGAAGCCAAAGCAATAGTTAAATACGTAAGAATGTCTTCAAGCAAGGTAGAAATAGTTCTTGACTTGATAAGAGGCAAAAATGTAAATGAAGCCTTTGCTATATTAAAATATACTCCGAAAGATGCAGCTGTAGTGGTTAATAAATTGCTTAAATCAGCAGTTGCCAATGCGGAAAATAATTTGGATTTGGACGCAAATGATTTATATGTATCGGAAGCATATTCATGTCAGGGCCCAACTTTAAAGAGATTTCAGCCGCATGCTCAGGGCAGAGCATTTGGTATAAAAAAGAGAAGCAGTCATATAACTTTGGTAGTTAAAGAGAGAGAAAATTAA
- the rplB gene encoding 50S ribosomal protein L2 encodes MAVKGFKPTTPSKRNMTVSTFEELTTDVPEKSLLATLKKSGGRNANGRITVRHIGGGEKRKYRIIDFKRDKDGIPAKVATIEYDPNRSAYIALVNYTDGEKRYIIAPVGLKVGDVIVSGSDSDIKVGNCLPLVNIPVGTIIHNIELQKGKGAQLVRSAGASAQLMAKEGEYATLRLPSGEMRYVRIECRATIGTVSNLTHEIISLGKAGRKRHLGVRPTVRGSVMNPNDHPHGGGEGKSPVGHPGPLTPWGKPALGYKTRKNKKYSDKFIVKRRNSK; translated from the coding sequence ATGGCAGTTAAAGGATTTAAACCAACCACTCCATCAAAAAGAAATATGACAGTTAGTACATTTGAAGAATTAACTACAGATGTACCTGAAAAATCACTTCTTGCAACATTAAAGAAGAGTGGTGGTAGAAATGCCAACGGCAGAATAACAGTTCGACACATAGGCGGAGGAGAAAAAAGAAAATATAGAATAATTGATTTTAAAAGAGATAAAGATGGTATACCAGCTAAAGTTGCCACTATAGAATATGATCCTAATAGATCTGCATATATAGCTCTTGTGAATTACACAGACGGAGAGAAAAGATACATAATAGCTCCAGTTGGATTGAAAGTTGGAGATGTTATAGTTTCTGGATCTGATTCAGATATAAAAGTTGGAAATTGTCTTCCGCTTGTAAATATACCAGTTGGTACTATAATTCATAATATAGAACTTCAAAAAGGAAAGGGAGCTCAGCTTGTAAGATCGGCTGGAGCATCAGCACAACTTATGGCAAAAGAGGGAGAGTATGCTACTCTTAGATTGCCAAGCGGTGAAATGAGATATGTTAGAATCGAGTGCAGAGCTACTATTGGTACAGTTTCAAATTTAACTCATGAGATAATTAGCTTGGGTAAAGCAGGCAGAAAGAGGCACCTGGGTGTTAGGCCAACGGTAAGAGGATCTGTCATGAATCCTAATGACCATCCACATGGTGGTGGTGAAGGTAAATCACCAGTAGGTCATCCAGGACCACTTACTCCTTGGGGTAAACCGGCTTTAGGATATAAAACTCGAAAAAACAAAAAATATTCCGATAAGTTTATAGTTAAGAGGAGAAATAGTAAGTAG
- the rpsJ gene encoding 30S ribosomal protein S10 gives MAKQRIRIRLKAFDHSILDQSSERIVETAKSTGAKVAGPVPLPTEKDVVTILRAPHKYKDSREQFEIRTHKRLIDIISPSPKTVDALMRLDLPAGVDIEIKL, from the coding sequence ATGGCAAAACAGAGAATAAGAATAAGATTAAAGGCTTTTGATCATAGCATATTGGATCAGTCTTCAGAGAGAATTGTAGAAACAGCCAAATCCACTGGAGCAAAGGTGGCAGGTCCAGTACCATTACCTACTGAGAAAGATGTTGTCACAATACTTAGAGCTCCGCATAAATACAAGGATTCAAGAGAACAATTCGAGATAAGAACACATAAAAGACTTATAGATATTATAAGCCCATCACCAAAGACGGTAGATGCTCTTATGAGATTGGATCTTCCAGCAGGTGTTGATATAGAAATCAAGCTTTAG
- the rplW gene encoding 50S ribosomal protein L23, which translates to MKYTNYDIIRRPVITEKTMASMNNKKYTFIVDIRATKTMIRTAIEDVFDVTVEDIKTARYVGKPKRVGVHLGKRPDYKKAIVKLTGDSKTIEFFEGMQ; encoded by the coding sequence ATGAAATATACAAATTATGATATCATAAGAAGACCTGTTATAACTGAAAAAACAATGGCTTCCATGAACAATAAAAAATACACCTTTATAGTTGATATACGTGCTACGAAAACAATGATTCGCACGGCTATTGAAGATGTGTTTGATGTTACTGTAGAGGACATCAAGACAGCTAGATATGTAGGAAAGCCTAAAAGGGTTGGAGTACATTTGGGAAAAAGACCGGATTATAAAAAGGCAATTGTCAAGCTTACAGGAGACAGCAAGACAATAGAGTTTTTTGAAGGAATGCAGTAG
- the fusA gene encoding elongation factor G yields the protein MGREYPLDKFRNIGIMAHIDAGKTTTTERILFYTGRTHKIGEVHNGEATMDWMAQEQERGITITSAATFCQWKGYAINIIDTPGHVDFTVEVERSLRVLDGAVTVLDAKSGVEPQTETVWRQADNYGVPRMVYVNKMDSVGADFYMCINTLRERLHCNAVPIQIPIGTEDQFKGIVDLIKNEAIIYEDDLGTVMDEVEIPDDLKDKASEYRTALIEAVADFDEDLMMKYLDGEELTEEEIISTLRKGVIANEIVPVLCGSSYKNKGVQPMIDAVVNFMPSPLDIPPVKGKNPETGEDDERPADDNAPLSALAFKIATDPFIGKLAFTRIYSGIMKSGTYVYNSTKGKKERIARLVKMHSNHRQEIDELYAGDLGAIVGLKETTTGNTLCDENDPIVLESMEFPEPVIDVAIEPKTKADQEKMGIALAKLAEEDPTFKTYTDHETGQTIIAGMGELHLEIIVDRLQREFKVECNVGKPQVAYKETIKKTVKAEGKFIRQSGGHGQYGHCWIEMSPSGDGYSFENAIVGGTIPKEYIGPIDNGIQEAAQSGVVAGYPVINFKVKLYDGSYHDVDSSEMAFKIAASMAFKNAMNKADPILLEPMEKVEVTVPEEYMGDVMGDINSRRGIIEGMTQRSGAQVIRAFVPLSEMFGYATVLRSRTQGRGVYSMSFDHYEEVPKSIQEKVTGERNG from the coding sequence GTGGGAAGAGAATATCCATTAGATAAATTCCGTAATATTGGAATAATGGCACATATAGATGCTGGAAAAACTACCACTACAGAACGTATACTTTTCTATACGGGAAGAACCCATAAAATAGGAGAAGTACACAATGGTGAAGCTACAATGGACTGGATGGCACAAGAGCAGGAAAGAGGAATAACAATAACTTCAGCAGCTACATTCTGTCAGTGGAAAGGTTATGCGATAAATATAATAGATACACCAGGACACGTGGATTTTACTGTAGAAGTTGAAAGATCATTGAGAGTTTTAGATGGTGCGGTTACTGTTTTAGATGCAAAAAGTGGAGTGGAGCCTCAGACAGAGACTGTATGGCGACAGGCAGATAATTATGGAGTTCCAAGAATGGTGTATGTAAATAAAATGGACTCTGTTGGAGCAGATTTTTATATGTGTATAAATACATTGAGAGAAAGACTTCATTGTAATGCAGTACCTATCCAGATTCCAATAGGAACAGAAGATCAATTTAAAGGTATAGTTGATCTCATAAAAAATGAAGCTATAATATATGAAGATGATTTGGGTACCGTTATGGATGAAGTGGAAATACCTGATGATTTGAAGGATAAGGCAAGTGAATACAGGACTGCATTAATTGAGGCAGTAGCTGATTTTGATGAAGATTTAATGATGAAATATCTGGATGGAGAAGAGCTGACTGAAGAAGAAATAATATCTACTCTTAGGAAAGGTGTTATTGCAAATGAAATAGTACCTGTTTTGTGTGGATCTTCATATAAAAACAAAGGCGTACAACCAATGATAGATGCTGTAGTCAATTTCATGCCATCACCTCTTGATATACCGCCTGTAAAGGGAAAAAATCCTGAAACTGGTGAAGATGATGAGAGACCTGCTGATGATAATGCACCTCTGTCTGCACTGGCATTTAAAATAGCAACTGATCCATTTATAGGAAAGCTAGCATTTACAAGGATATATTCTGGCATCATGAAAAGCGGTACTTATGTTTATAATTCAACTAAAGGTAAAAAAGAGAGAATTGCCAGACTTGTAAAAATGCATTCAAACCACAGACAGGAAATTGATGAACTCTATGCAGGAGATCTTGGTGCAATAGTAGGGCTGAAAGAAACAACTACCGGTAATACTCTTTGTGATGAAAATGATCCTATAGTACTTGAGAGCATGGAATTTCCAGAGCCAGTTATAGATGTAGCTATAGAACCTAAAACAAAAGCAGATCAGGAAAAGATGGGTATAGCTCTTGCGAAACTTGCAGAAGAAGATCCAACTTTTAAAACTTATACAGATCATGAAACCGGCCAGACAATAATAGCTGGAATGGGTGAACTTCATTTGGAGATAATTGTTGATAGACTCCAGAGAGAATTTAAAGTGGAATGTAATGTTGGTAAACCTCAGGTTGCGTATAAAGAAACCATTAAGAAGACTGTTAAGGCGGAGGGAAAATTTATAAGACAATCTGGTGGACATGGACAATATGGACACTGCTGGATAGAAATGTCTCCTTCAGGAGATGGATATTCCTTTGAAAATGCCATTGTAGGTGGAACTATACCTAAAGAGTATATCGGACCAATTGACAATGGAATACAGGAAGCTGCACAGAGCGGTGTAGTAGCTGGATATCCGGTTATAAATTTTAAAGTCAAACTTTATGATGGTTCATATCATGATGTAGACTCTTCTGAAATGGCATTTAAGATAGCGGCTTCCATGGCATTTAAAAATGCCATGAACAAAGCGGATCCTATTTTACTTGAGCCTATGGAAAAAGTTGAAGTTACAGTACCGGAAGAATATATGGGAGATGTAATGGGAGACATAAATTCCAGAAGAGGAATTATTGAAGGAATGACTCAGAGATCGGGTGCACAAGTTATAAGGGCATTTGTACCTCTTTCTGAAATGTTTGGATACGCCACAGTTCTTAGATCAAGGACACAGGGTAGAGGCGTGTATTCTATGTCATTTGACCATTATGAAGAAGTTCCAAAGAGTATTCAAGAAAAAGTTACAGGCGAAAGAAACGGTTAA
- the rplN gene encoding 50S ribosomal protein L14: MIQQQTLLKVADNSGAKEVMCIRVLGGSKRKWGNIGDVIVASVKSATPGGVVKKGEVVKAVIVRSVKGLRRADGSYIRFDENAAVLIKEDKQPRGTRIFGPVARELRDKDFTKILSLAPEVL, from the coding sequence ATGATTCAACAACAAACATTGTTGAAAGTTGCAGATAATTCTGGTGCTAAAGAGGTTATGTGTATAAGAGTGTTAGGTGGTTCCAAAAGAAAATGGGGAAACATCGGAGATGTAATAGTTGCTAGTGTTAAAAGCGCAACACCTGGCGGTGTTGTTAAAAAGGGAGAAGTTGTAAAAGCAGTTATAGTAAGATCTGTAAAGGGATTGAGAAGAGCGGATGGTTCATACATAAGATTCGATGAGAATGCTGCAGTTCTGATAAAGGAAGATAAGCAGCCGAGAGGAACTCGTATTTTTGGACCAGTTGCAAGAGAGCTAAGAGATAAGGATTTTACAAAAATATTATCATTAGCGCCTGAAGTTCTATAA
- the tuf gene encoding elongation factor Tu: MSKEKFERTKPHVNIGTIGHVDHGKTTLTAAITTVLAKEGKAAATKYDEIDKAPEEKERGITINTAHVEYETDKRHYAHVDCPGHADYVKNMITGAAQMDGAILVVSAADGPMPQTREHILLASRVGVQYIVVFLNKSDQVDDPELIELVEMEVRELLSEYGFPGDDVPIIVGSALKVLENPDDPEATKCIHELMDAVDNYIPTPERPIDKPFLMPIEDIFTITGRGTVATGRVETGVLKIGDELEIVGLSEEKKKTVCTGVEMFRKLLDQAMAGDNIGVLLRGIQREEVERGQVLSKPGTVHPHKKFVGQVYVLKKEEGGRHTPFFNGYRPQFYFRTTDVTGSIALPEGVEMVMPGDHIDMNVELITPVAMHEGLRFAIREGGRTVGSGVVTKIVE, from the coding sequence ATGTCAAAAGAGAAGTTTGAGAGAACGAAACCACATGTAAACATAGGGACAATAGGACACGTAGACCATGGTAAGACAACACTGACGGCAGCAATAACGACAGTATTGGCAAAAGAGGGGAAAGCAGCAGCAACAAAATATGATGAAATAGATAAGGCACCAGAAGAGAAAGAAAGAGGAATAACAATAAATACAGCACACGTAGAGTATGAGACAGACAAGAGACACTATGCACATGTAGACTGTCCAGGACATGCAGATTATGTAAAGAACATGATAACAGGAGCAGCACAGATGGATGGAGCAATCCTGGTAGTAAGTGCAGCAGATGGACCAATGCCGCAGACAAGAGAGCATATACTTCTGGCAAGTAGGGTAGGAGTACAGTATATAGTAGTATTTTTGAATAAGTCAGATCAGGTAGATGACCCTGAATTAATAGAATTGGTTGAGATGGAAGTAAGGGAATTGTTGAGTGAGTATGGGTTCCCAGGAGATGACGTTCCAATAATAGTAGGAAGTGCATTGAAGGTACTGGAAAATCCAGATGATCCAGAAGCAACAAAGTGTATACATGAGCTTATGGATGCAGTAGATAATTATATACCGACACCGGAAAGACCAATAGATAAACCATTCCTAATGCCAATAGAGGATATATTCACAATAACAGGAAGAGGAACAGTAGCAACAGGAAGAGTAGAGACAGGAGTGCTCAAGATAGGAGACGAACTTGAGATAGTAGGACTTAGTGAAGAGAAGAAGAAGACAGTATGTACAGGAGTGGAAATGTTCAGGAAGCTTCTTGACCAGGCAATGGCAGGAGACAACATAGGGGTACTGTTGAGAGGAATACAGAGAGAAGAAGTAGAGAGAGGCCAGGTATTGTCAAAACCGGGAACAGTACATCCGCACAAGAAATTTGTAGGGCAGGTTTATGTATTGAAGAAAGAAGAAGGAGGAAGACATACTCCGTTTTTCAATGGATACAGACCGCAGTTTTATTTCAGGACAACAGATGTAACAGGCTCGATAGCCCTTCCAGAGGGAGTAGAGATGGTAATGCCTGGAGATCATATAGACATGAATGTAGAGCTTATAACACCGGTAGCAATGCATGAAGGACTGAGATTTGCAATAAGAGAAGGCGGAAGAACAGTTGGCTCAGGTGTAGTTACTAAAATTGTAGAGTAG
- the rpsL gene encoding 30S ribosomal protein S12: protein MPTISQLVRKGRKTSNLKSQAPALRECPQKRGVCTVVKTTTPKKPNSALRKIARVRLVNGYEVTSYIPGIGHNLQEHSVVLIRGGRVKDLPGVRYHIVRGALDSAGVADRLQARSKYGAKKPKQK, encoded by the coding sequence ATGCCAACAATAAGCCAGTTAGTTAGAAAAGGAAGAAAAACTTCAAATTTAAAATCACAGGCACCAGCATTAAGGGAATGTCCTCAGAAAAGAGGGGTTTGCACAGTAGTAAAAACAACTACTCCTAAAAAGCCTAACTCCGCACTTAGAAAAATAGCCAGAGTTAGATTGGTAAATGGTTATGAAGTTACTTCTTACATTCCTGGTATAGGACATAATCTTCAGGAACATAGTGTTGTTCTTATAAGAGGTGGAAGAGTAAAAGATCTTCCAGGTGTAAGATATCATATTGTAAGAGGAGCTTTAGATTCAGCAGGAGTAGCTGATAGATTGCAGGCAAGATCAAAATATGGTGCAAAAAAACCAAAGCAGAAATAG
- a CDS encoding ribosomal L7Ae/L30e/S12e/Gadd45 family protein — protein sequence MIYRLKGKKVVGIKQTVKAIKNDEAKTVYIAKDANESLMKPVEILAKDNSLEVVYIDTMKELGRLCGINVGAATAALLK from the coding sequence ATGATTTACAGACTTAAGGGAAAAAAGGTTGTTGGTATAAAGCAGACTGTTAAGGCCATTAAAAATGATGAGGCTAAAACTGTATATATAGCTAAAGATGCTAACGAGAGTCTGATGAAACCGGTAGAGATATTAGCTAAAGATAATTCCTTAGAAGTTGTATATATAGATACCATGAAAGAATTGGGTAGGCTATGTGGAATAAATGTAGGTGCGGCTACTGCTGCTCTGCTTAAGTAA
- the rplD gene encoding 50S ribosomal protein L4 — translation MPTVGLFNKDGKKIGDLDLSDKVFGVEVNEYAVHEVVVALLANKRQGTQSAKTRSEVSGGGIKPWRQKGTGRARQGSIRAPQWIHGGMVFAVKPRSYRISVPKSTRKVAMKSALTSKVKEDEIIVLDNLTLDAPKTKDMVSILNAINTQKTLIVTEQSDQNVYKSARNIKGVKVIPVNNLNVYDLLKFDKLVITKDAVSKIEEVYA, via the coding sequence ATGCCTACAGTAGGATTATTTAATAAAGATGGTAAAAAAATTGGAGATTTGGACTTATCAGATAAGGTATTTGGAGTTGAAGTTAATGAATATGCAGTCCATGAAGTAGTTGTTGCACTGCTTGCTAATAAGAGACAGGGAACTCAATCAGCTAAGACCAGATCTGAAGTTTCTGGAGGTGGAATTAAACCTTGGAGACAGAAAGGAACGGGTAGAGCAAGGCAGGGATCAATAAGAGCTCCACAATGGATTCATGGTGGTATGGTTTTTGCAGTAAAACCTAGAAGTTACAGAATTTCTGTGCCTAAGTCCACTAGAAAAGTTGCAATGAAGTCTGCACTTACAAGCAAGGTTAAGGAAGATGAGATAATTGTTTTAGACAATTTAACTCTTGATGCTCCAAAAACAAAAGATATGGTAAGTATCTTGAATGCAATCAATACTCAAAAGACATTGATTGTTACAGAACAATCCGATCAGAATGTATATAAATCAGCACGAAATATAAAAGGTGTAAAAGTGATCCCCGTTAATAACTTAAATGTATATGATCTGCTGAAATTTGATAAACTTGTGATAACAAAGGATGCTGTATCAAAGATTGAGGAGGTGTATGCATAA
- the rpmC gene encoding 50S ribosomal protein L29, with protein sequence MKAKELKELRNDSPQDLQTKLADFKSELFNLRFQLAIGQLENPMRIKEVKKSIAQVKTILRENELRALEQ encoded by the coding sequence ATGAAGGCTAAAGAATTGAAAGAATTAAGAAATGATAGCCCTCAGGACTTACAGACAAAATTAGCTGATTTCAAGTCTGAATTGTTTAATTTGAGATTCCAATTGGCTATTGGTCAGCTGGAGAACCCAATGAGAATAAAAGAAGTAAAAAAATCTATAGCTCAAGTTAAAACCATCCTTAGAGAGAATGAACTAAGGGCTTTGGAACAATAG
- the rpsC gene encoding 30S ribosomal protein S3, producing the protein MGQKVHPHGLRVGVIKEWDAKWYADKKNFADNLIEDNVIRNFVKDKTRIAGISKIQIERAAKRVKLNIFTAKPGMVIGKGGQGIETLKSELQKIIKAKTILINIVEVKSPEADAQLMAENIATQLEKRISFRRAMKQTIQRAMKTGIKGVKTTCAGRLGGAEIARTESYHDGTIPLQTLRADIDYGFAEANTTYGKIGVKVWTYKGEILPTKKKAESKEEVNA; encoded by the coding sequence ATGGGACAGAAAGTACATCCACATGGTCTCAGAGTTGGTGTCATTAAAGAATGGGATGCTAAATGGTATGCAGACAAAAAGAACTTTGCGGATAATTTGATTGAAGATAATGTCATAAGAAATTTTGTAAAAGATAAAACTAGGATTGCAGGAATTTCTAAGATTCAAATTGAGAGAGCAGCTAAGAGAGTCAAGTTGAATATATTTACAGCAAAACCAGGCATGGTTATAGGAAAAGGCGGACAGGGAATAGAAACCTTGAAATCAGAACTTCAAAAGATAATTAAAGCAAAAACAATATTGATAAATATAGTTGAAGTTAAATCCCCGGAAGCAGATGCTCAGCTTATGGCAGAAAATATAGCAACGCAACTTGAAAAGAGGATTTCATTTAGAAGGGCAATGAAGCAGACAATACAAAGAGCAATGAAGACAGGAATTAAAGGAGTTAAAACGACTTGTGCAGGAAGACTTGGCGGTGCAGAAATTGCAAGAACTGAATCTTATCATGACGGAACAATTCCACTTCAGACTTTGAGAGCTGATATAGATTATGGATTTGCCGAAGCAAATACAACTTACGGAAAAATTGGAGTTAAAGTTTGGACTTATAAGGGAGAGATACTTCCAACTAAGAAAAAGGCTGAGAGTAAAGAAGAAGTTAACGCTTAG